The following are from one region of the Candidatus Methylomirabilota bacterium genome:
- a CDS encoding FxLYD domain-containing protein yields MKTRVLTAVLALGLVLASPPAATSRSLEPLVLGWERFFTISWESWEETGRPVVGGYIRNESGFTAAKVQLLVEALDPAGHVVDQRVSWLGSQLTAGTRAYFEVPAPPRPAAYRVSVFAFDWVQTASIQTP; encoded by the coding sequence ATGAAGACGCGGGTCCTCACCGCGGTGCTCGCGCTGGGGCTCGTACTGGCGTCGCCGCCGGCGGCGACGAGCCGCTCGCTCGAGCCGCTCGTGCTGGGCTGGGAGCGGTTCTTCACCATCTCTTGGGAGAGTTGGGAGGAAACAGGCCGGCCCGTCGTGGGCGGCTACATCCGCAACGAGAGCGGGTTCACCGCGGCGAAGGTCCAGCTGCTGGTCGAGGCCCTCGACCCGGCCGGACACGTCGTGGACCAGCGGGTCAGCTGGCTGGGCAGCCAGTTGACCGCGGGCACGCGCGCGTACTTCGAGGTCCCGGCGCCGCCTCGCCCGGCGGCTTACCGGGTGAGCGTGTTCGCGTTCGACTGGGTGCAGACGGCGTCGATCCAGACTCCCTAG